A DNA window from Lachancea thermotolerans CBS 6340 chromosome G complete sequence contains the following coding sequences:
- a CDS encoding KLTH0G09504p (similar to uniprot|P39980 Saccharomyces cerevisiae YEL065W SIT1 Ferrioxamine B transporter member of the ARN family of transporters that specifically recognize siderophore-iron chelates transcription is induced during iron deprivation and diauxic shift potentially phosphorylated by Cdc28p) — MSLKMLGFNKGPEEKEAGDAMERSRRADEALRRQKDVGVKNIEVYAAQYDHVAYRVALFFSLFLIAYAYRLDGLVRSKLEAYATDSYGNHSLLSTVNCIKTVMAAGGMVAYARASDMFGRMEMLAISIVLVVVGTIVECQSDTVSKFATGACLYQLGKAGLALILQVIAVDFSNLNWRMVALYVPALPTIINTWVSGDVISAIGSDWEWGIGMWAFIIPLSCIPLFCCLVHMRYLAHKHAPEQLGKQRQLYSMASWSEYLIEVFFWRLDSVGLILVVGALGCVLVPFTLAGGLSDKWRTAQIIVPEVIGWCVALPLFVLWEAKFARFPLTPRSVLKDRGVIAALVIAFHIHFCVYMQADYMYTVLVIAVHESVKAAQRITTLFNFVSIITGTLLGFVIVYVKRTKKFILFGVCVWFVAFGLLVHFRGDESSHSGIIGALCLLGFGGGFFNYSAQVSMQASTAAHQDLAVVTSLYLACYNIGSAFASAISGAIWTNVLPKELNKRITEKQVATLAYSSPFKFIIKYKWGTPQRVAVVHAYQKVQRILCIVPLCFCVTLLIAAFLLRDKKLSEVVALGELEHGHSESASSTGDAGASHELSSTENELHNESEKSSNTRVQNNPVTA; from the coding sequence atgagcttgaaaatgctaGGGTTCAACAAGGGccctgaagaaaaagaagcaggcGATGCTATGGAGCGCAGCAGGCGTGCAGATGAGGCGCTACGGCGCCAGAAGGACGTCGGGGTCAAGAACATCGAGGTATACGCGGCGCAGTACGACCACGTGGCGTATCGCGTGGCGCTGTTCTTCTCGCTGTTCCTGATCGCGTACGCGTACCGTCTGGACGGGCTGGTGCGCAGCAAGCTCGAGGCGTACGCCACGGACTCGTACGGCAACCACTCGCTGCTGTCGACCGTGAACTGTATCAAGACGGTAATGGCCGCGGGAGGCATGGTCGCGTACGCGCGGGCGTCGGACATGTTCGGCAGAATGGAGATGCTGGCGATCTCGATCGTGCTGGTGGTGGTGGGCACGATCGTCGAGTGTCAGTCGGACACGGTGTCCAAGTTCGCGACGGGCGCGTGTCTGTATCAGCTGGGCAAGGCCGGGCTGGCGCTGATCCTGCAGGTGATCGCGGTGGACTTCTCGAACCTGAACTGGAGAATGGTCGCGCTGTACGTGCCCGCGCTGCCCACGATCATCAACACGTGGGTCTCGGGCGACGTGATCAGCGCCATCGGCAGCGACTGGGAGTGGGGCATCGGCATGTGGGCGTTCATCATCCCGCTGTCGTGTATTCCACTTTTCTGCTGCTTGGTTCATATGAGGTACCTCGCGCACAAGCACGCGCCCGAGCAGCTGGGCAagcagcgccagctctACAGCATGGCGTCATGGTCCGAGTACCTTATCGAGGTTTTCTTCTGGCGTCTGGACTCCGTGGGGCTGATTCTTGTGGTCGGCGCTCTCGGCTGCGTGTTGGTGCCCTTCACGCTGGCCGGCGGCCTGTCCGACAAGTGGCGGACCGCGCAGATCATTGTGCCCGAGGTCATCGGCTGGTGCGTGGCGCTGCCGCTGTTCGTGCTGTGGGAGGCCAAGTTTGCTAGGTTTCCGCTGACGCCACGCAGCGTACTCAAGGACCGCGGTGTGATCGCGGCGCTGGTCATCGCCTTCCATATCCACTTCTGCGTGTACATGCAGGCTGATTACATGTACACGGTGCTTGTCATCGCCGTGCACGAATCCGTGAAGGCCGCGCAGCGCATCACCACGCTCTTCAACTTCGTGTCCATCATCACCGGCACGCTGCTCGGGTTTGTCATCGTGTATGTCAAGAGAACCAAGAAGTTTATTCTGTTCGGTGTGTGTGTCTGGTTTGTGGCCTTCGGCCTCCTGGTGCACTTCCGCGGCGACGAGAGTTCCCACTCCGGCATCATCGGCGCCTTGTGTCTGCTGGGTTTCGGAGGCGGTTTCTTCAACTACTCCGCCCAGGTTTCCATGCAGGCATCTACTGCCGCGCACCAGGACTTGGCGGTTGTCACTTCGCTGTATCTGGCGTGCTACAACATTGGCTCCGCTTTCGCATCTGCAATTTCAGGCGCGATCTGGACCAACGTGCTACCAAAGGAGCTGAACAAGAGAATCACCGAGAAGCAGGTTGCTACGCTCGCTTATTCGTCTCCTTTCAAATTTATTATCAAGTATAAATGGGGCACTCCTCAGAGAGTTGCCGTCGTGCATGCCTACCAGAAAGTGCAGAGGATTTTGTGCATTGTGCCGCTGTGCTTCTGCGTAACTCTTCTCATTGCGGCTTTCCTCTTACGggacaaaaagctgagcgAGGTTGTCGCTCTGGGAGAGCTCGAACATGGCCATTCCGAGTCCGCGTCTTCTACCGGAGATGCAGGGGCCTCTCACGAGCTGAGTTCCACGGAAAATGAGCTTCACAATGAGTCTGAGAAATCTTCTAACACCAGAGTCCAGAACAACCCTGTGACCGCTTGA
- a CDS encoding KLTH0G09526p (similar to uniprot|P19097 Saccharomyces cerevisiae YPL231W FAS2 Alpha subunit of fatty acid synthetase which catalyzes the synthesis of long-chain saturated fatty acids contains beta-ketoacyl reductase and beta-ketoacyl synthase activities) — MSPENQDELCHVLLTELLAYQFAWPVRWVETQEVLLNERQTERYIEIGPQPILANMAKRTLKQNENYENATTISTRREVFSVAGDMDKICYRYDPPAQSVEKTDAPEENAQGKINDGTEIPRAQEISTSCNSSGATSGRSFSTQPELTTELVVQSVVANKIAGYSIETLPLSHTLKELCKGKSTLQNEIKGDLYKELPGLQDAQLEDMSLESICKEVESPKTLGPVTLGEVTKFIPRKFAGKLGTVSAVKEYLSRSWGVNNSAPLLLFIASRDLKTRFSSEEETQQFIDNSCVEFAKFKKIDYSLESAKTNDVGAGCSAETDEKPKTVDIEVYNECNSDLMQLQKEQHNVMGQHLKVTDAQCEIEILKSKLEAMEGKLSAIGEEFGLDYIEKSLTRSFSPLKIRVYDSAWNWGKQSVLQLLHAALLNPQKAVEILSPNEIHNLVNRADLSIIKIIQHKLETEPFSLSVKRRFEGIIQACLRDISSQPVYSATQFTSYEPLGSEHATMQHVRSYDPSQYIKEMSVGTTKSSAETSIVSTKLDSDMSSYYKIEKELFQVYSKIIQYSLASNNSPHNIRAQFETIYEQLLIFLRNSDHVASFFRGIINEAVFSVNKSLITTKDDEQDIIVSDCEISSSDDEDDVPPQPVRQTHQPNVSIPTGVVPFLHLKRRSHVSGEWIYDKALTQMYLNNLLRIGKAGVSFSDKRALILVSDAKDNLSLEVINALLQAGTVVVVATQRYDHETTSAFQKSYQKYGASGSKLIVLPLNISSKIDVFRFSEYLFSNIGDIDFLLPMNVKATPGSILDYSSEAELTHRSSSVNLLRLLGCFVKEKRVHAMETRPTHVLLPLSPNHANIYEESNFKDTFLALVLQKWYDEDWSTELSICGCVYGWTNDDGGDLVARGLEKMGVRTFANNEMALNMLGLLSYNVVECSQESPLIADLNGGLQTLPNISSVVSKLQKEMATSVEIREEIEEQARITRELRGVKEPEVQFVEPKGNVRSDFPQMLPYHEVRAKFNGEQLSGLLDLSQVVVVTGFAEIGPWGSARTRWEMEKSGEFSLEGCIELACVMGLIEYQSSAERSGWVDCKSGLPVEEVDIKQRYEAQILEHTGIRIIEPELFQGYDPKRKQLLHEVIITHDLSPIQMDAASAQQYKLQHGELVEVYPIAETGNSECHVKFLKGCSLMIPKALRLDRFVAGQVPTGWDPARYGIGEDITSQVDQVTLYALIATAEALISSGITDPYEMYQYVHVSEVGNCSGSGIGGMNSLRAMRQERLKDTDVQNDIIQETFVNASAAWVNMLLLSSSGPIKTPVGACATALESLDNAVETIRSGQAKVCIAGGYDDLEGHVSHEFGNMGATVNSDKELQSGRDPREMCRPATSTRAGFLEAHGAGIQVLMSAEVAIEMGVPIYGIVAMTSTASDKIGRSLPAPGKGILTCARQQPRARSARSAKLDARYRKRQLQARLREIDDWAQNELAAGAPDVGPAEARLVQQLAHRQAADAKKHWGNYFWHDNPRVSPLQGALATFGLTVDDLTVASCHGTSTKANELNESQILDTIMQHLGRTPGNPLLAVFQKHLTGHPKGAAGAWMANGLLQLMQDRVVPGNRNADNIDQGFRRFEHLLYPSENILVADVKAACLTSFGFGQKGAMAVLVNANYVLAALSESEYTHYAARVRAREARAQRRLADALVHHTTCRFKDQAPFSAAHEEAVYLDPFARADDELRVRPLRDQARGPA, encoded by the coding sequence ATGTCGCCCGAGAACCAAGATGAACTTTGTCACGTGCTGCTCACTGAGCTACTGGCCTACCAGTTTGCCTGGCCTGTTAGGTGGGTTGAGACGCAGGAAGTGCTCTTGAACGAGCGTCAAACCGAACGCTACATAGAGATCGGCCCGCAGCCTATTCTTGCGAACATGGCCAAAAGAACCCTAAAGCAAAATGAGAACTATGAAAACGCTACCACCATTTCAACTCGCAGAGAAGTTTTTTCTGTAGCCGGTGACATGGACAAAATCTGTTACCGCTATGACCCTCCTGCACAATCTGTTGAGAAGACTGACGCCCCAGAGGAGAACGCACAAGGAAAAATAAACGACGGAACTGAGATACCACGCGCCCAAGAAATCTCAACATCTTGCAACTCATCTGGCGCCACTTCAGGCCgctctttctcaactcAACCAGAGCTCACTACAGAACTTGTTGTACAATCTGTGGTTGCCAACAAAATAGCGGGCTATTCCATCGAAACTCTACCACTTTCCCACACCTTGAAGGAGCTTTGCAAAGGTAAGTCAACCCTCCAGAACGAAATCAAAGGTGATCTTTACAAGGAGCTACCCGGCTTGCAAGATGCGCAGCTCGAAGACATGAGCTTGGAATCTATATGCAAGGAAGTGGAATCTCCCAAGACGCTAGGACCTGTGACGCTCGGCGAGGTCACGAAGTTTATCCCCCGAAAGTTTGCAGGCAAATTGGGTACCGTTAGCGCTGTTAAGGAGTACTTGAGTCGTTCCTGGGGCGTCAACAACAGTGcccctcttcttcttttcattgCTTCTCGAGACTTGAAAACTAGATTCTcaagcgaagaagaaacccAGCAATTTATCGACAACTCGTGTGTTGAGTTTgccaaattcaaaaaaatagacTACTCCCTAGAATCGGCTAAAACGAATGACGTAGGGGCAGGATGTAGCGCTGAAACCGATGAAAAACCGAAAACTGTCGACATTGAAGTTTACAACGAGTGTAACAGTGATTTGATGCAACTGCAGAAGGAGCAGCACAATGTCATGGGCCAACATCTTAAGGTAACAGATGCTCAATGCGAAATAGAAATTCTAAAATCCAAACTTGAGGCAATGGAAGGAAAGTTGTCAGCGATAGGGGAAGAATTTGGCCTGGACTACATTGAAAAGTCATTGACGCGCTCATTCTCGCCACTCAAGATCCGTGTATATGATTCAGCATGGAACTGGGGCAAACAATCTGTgcttcagctgcttcacGCTGCGCTTCTAAATCCTCAAAAAGCAGTCGAAATCCTCAGCCCAAATGAGATACACAACTTGGTTAACAGAGCAGACCTGAGCATCATTAAGATTATTCAGCACAAGCTTGAAACAGAACCATTTTCATTGTCTGTTAAAAGACGTTTCGAGGGTATTATCCAAGCTTGCTTGAGAGACATTTCGAGTCAACCCGTCTATTCTGCCACTCAATTTACATCCTATGAGCCCCTGGGCAGCGAGCATGCAACTATGCAGCATGTTAGATCATATGACCCATCCCAGTATATCAAAGAAATGTCGGTCGGGACAACAAAGAGCTCTGCTGAAACTTCTATTGTGTCGACAAAATTAGACAGCGACATGAGCAGCTACTACAAAATCGAAAAAGAACTTTTCCAGGTTTATTCAAAAATTATCCAGTACTCGCTTGCGTCTAATAATTCTCCCCATAATATTCGCGCGCAGTTTGAAACCATCTACGAGCAATTACTTATTTTCCTAAGGAACTCTGACCATGTCGCCTCATTTTTTCGTGGAATTATCAatgaagctgttttttcGGTGAATAAAAGCTTGATTACGACTAAAGACGATGAGCAGGATATTATTGTTAGCGACTGCGAAATATCCTCCTccgatgatgaagatgacgtGCCCCCTCAACCAGTGCGGCAAACGCATCAGCCAAATGTGTCAATCCCCACTGGTGTTGTTCCCTTTCTGCATCTAAAAAGAAGGTCGCATGTTTCAGGCGAATGGATTTATGATAAAGCTTTGACGCAGATGTACCTGAATAATCTCTTGAGAATAGGTAAAGCTGGTGTATCCTTTTCTGACAAGAGAGCTCTCATCCTAGTTTCAGACGCCAAAGACAATCTCTCTCTGGAGGTTATAAACGCCCTGCTCCAGGCAGGCACCGTGGTTGTCGTAGCTACACAGCGCTACGACCACGAAACGACTAgcgcttttcaaaaaagctacCAGAAATATGGTGCCAGCGGATCGAAGCTAATCGTCCTTCCGCTCAACATAAGCTCTAAAATTGACGTTTTCCGGTTTTCAGAGTACCTCTTTTCGAATATTGGCGACATTGACTTCTTGCTGCCAATGAATGTCAAGGCTACTCCGGGATCCATCCTGGATTACAGTTCCGAAGCGGAACTCACGCACAGGTCCTCGAGTGTCAACCTTTTGAGATTACTAGGATGCTTTGTGAAAGAAAAGCGTGTCCACGCAATGGAAACTAGACCTACGCACGTCCTTCTCCCACTGTCGCCCAACCACGCTAACATATACGAAGAGTCTAACTTCAAGGATACAtttttggcgcttgttCTCCAGAAATGGTACGATGAGGACTGGTCTACAGAGCTCAGTATCTGTGGGTGTGTCTACGGGTGGACCAACGATGACGGGGGAGACCTCGTAGCGCGCGGACTGGAGAAAATGGGCGTGAGGACGTTTGCGAACAACGAAATGGCTCTGAACATGCTGGGGCTTCTCTCGTACAACGTTGTCGAGTGCTCGCAAGAGAGTCCACTGATTGCAGACCTGAATGGCGGGTTGCAGACGCTTCCTAACATCAGCTCAGTTGTGTCAAAGCTACAGAAGGAAATGGCCACATCCGTCGAAATCAGGGAGGAAATCGAGGAGCAGGCCCGGATAACCAGGGAGCTCCGGGGCGTGAAGGAGCCCGAGGTTCAGTTTGTTGAGCCCAAGGGCAATGTGCGCTCCGACTTCCCACAAATGCTGCCTTACCACGAGGTGAGGGCCAAGTTCAACGGAGAGCAGCTCTCAGGGCTGCTGGACCTCTCGCAAGTGGTTGTCGTCACGGGATTCGCCGAGATCGGCCCATGGGGCAGCGCGCGGACCCGCTGGGAGATGGAGAAGTCGGGCGAGTTCTCTCTCGAGGGCTGCATCGAATTGGCCTGCGTTATGGGGCTGATCGAGTACCAGAGCTCAGCCGAGCGCTCAGGCTGGGTCGACTGCAAGTCCGGGCTGCCCGTCGAGGAAGTGGACATCAAGCAGCGCTACGAGGCCCAGATCTTGGAGCACACCGGCATCCGGATCATCGAGCCCGAGCTCTTCCAAGGCTACGACCCGAAGAGGAAGCAGCTGCTACACGAGGTTATTATTACGCACGACCTGAGCCCCATCCAGATGGACGCGGCCTCTGCGCAGCAGTACAAGCTGCAGCACGGCGAGCTGGTCGAGGTGTACCCAATCGCGGAGACGGGCAACTCTGAGTGCCATGTCAAGTTCCTAAAAGGCTGTTCCCTAATGATACCCAAGGCTCTGCGGCTCGACAGGTTTGTGGCGGGCCAGGTCCCCACGGGCTGGGACCCCGCGCGCTACGGCATTGGCGAGGACATCACGTCCCAGGTCGACCAGGTCACGTTGTATGCGCTGATCGCTACCGCCGAGGCGCTCATCTCCTCAGGTATCACTGACCCGTACGAAATGTACCAGTACGTGCACGTGTCCGAGGTCGGGAACTGTTCAGGGTCCGGAATCGGCGGCATGAACTCGTTGCGCGCGATGCGCCAGGAGCGGCTGAAGGACACCGACGTACAGAACGATATCATCCAGGAGACGTTTGTCAACGCCAGCGCCGCGTGGGTCAACATGCTGCTGCTATCGTCGAGTGGGCCGATCAAGACGCCCGTGGGCGCGTGCGCGACCGCACTGGAGTCGCTGGACAACGCAGTCGAGACCATCCGCTCGGGCCAGGCCAAGGTGTGCATCGCGGGCGGCTACGACGACCTGGAGGGGCACGTGAGCCACGAGTTCGGCAACATGGGCGCCACCGTCAACAGCGACAAGGAGCTGCAGAGCGGCAGGGACCCCCGAGAGATGTGCCGGCCCGCGACCTCGACACGTGCCGGGTTTCTGGAAGCGCACGGCGCGGGGATCCAGGTCCTGATGTCCGCGGAGGTCGCCATAGAGATGGGTGTTCCTATCTACGGAATTGTGGCCATGACGTCGACGGCCTCGGACAAGATCGGTCGCTCGCTCCCGGCTCCCGGGAAGGGCATTCTAACGTGTGCGCGCCAGcagccgcgcgcgcgcagcgcgcgcagcgccaAGCTTGACGCGCGCTACCGCAAACGGCAGCTGCAAGCGCGGCTGCGCGAGATCGACGACTGGGCGCAGAACGAGCTAGCCGCCGGCGCGCCCGACGTCGGGCCCGCGGAGGCGCGTCTTGTGCAACAGCTGGCGCACCGCCAGGCCGCGGACGCGAAAAAGCACTGGGGTAACTACTTCTGGCACGACAACCCGCGCGTGTCGCCGCTGCAGGGCGCGCTGGCCACCTTCGGCCTCACTGTCGACGACCTCACCGTCGCCTCGTGCCACGGCACCTCAACCAAGGCCAACGAGCTCAACGAGTCCCAGATCCTCGACACCATCATGCAGCACCTGGGCAGAACCCCGGGCAACCCGCTGCTGGCAGTGTTCCAGAAGCACCTGACTGGCCACCCCAAGGGCGCGGCCGGCGCTTGGATGGCGAACGGCCTACTCCAGCTCATGCAGGATCGCGTCGTCCCGGGCAACCGTAACGCAGACAACATCGACCAGGGCTTCCGCCGCTTCGAGCACCTGTTGTACCCCTCGGAGAACATCCTTGTCGCTGACGTCAAGGCCGCGTGCCTGACTTCCTTCGGCTTTGGCCAGAAGGGTGCCATGGCCGTGCTTGTTAATGCCAACTACGTGCTCGCCGCGCTGTCCGAGTCCGAGTACACACACTACGCGGCGCGCGTGCGGGCGCGCGAAGCGCGCGCCCAGCGCCGCCTGGCCGATGCGCTGGTTCACCACACCACGTGTCGCTTTAAGGACCAGGCGCCGTTCTCAGCCGCCCACGAGGAGGCCGTGTATCTTGATCCCTTTGCGCGAGCGGACGACGAGCTCCGCGTTCGCCCGCTCCGCGACCAGGCACGCGGTCCTGCATAG